Proteins from a single region of Macrotis lagotis isolate mMagLag1 chromosome 2, bilby.v1.9.chrom.fasta, whole genome shotgun sequence:
- the ELK4 gene encoding ETS domain-containing protein Elk-4, giving the protein MDSAITLWQFLLQLLQEPQNKHMICWTSNDGEFKLLQAEEVARLWGIRKNKPSMNYDKLSRALRYYYVKNIIKKVNGQKFVYKFVSYPEILNMDPMAVGRIEGDCETSGFNEVITNSKDLENGGKEKPPQPCAKASSRNDYIHSGLYSSFTLNSLNSSNVKLFKSIKIENPAEKLAEKKSPQEPTPSVIKFVTTPSKKSTVAPIPSTVSTGPTISTASEETLQALETLVPPKLSSPETPTSIPYIMTTFTTIPPVSSISPSLQDPSRSPSPPLSPNADLDIDTDIDSVTSQSMGLPQNFSLEPKDQELALLEKESTNHSSRSKKPKGLELAPTLVITGSDPSPLGILSPSLPTASLTPAFFSQTPILLTPSPLLSSIHFWSTLSPVAPLSPARLQGANTLFQFPSVLNSHGSFTLSSLDGPSTPGPFSPDLQKT; this is encoded by the exons ATGGACAGTGCTATTACACTGTGGCAGTTCCTCCTTCAGCTCCTTCAGGAGCCTCAGAACAAGCATATGATCTGCTGGACTTCTAATGATGGGGAGTTCAAGCTTTTACAAGCAGAGGAGGTGGCTCGACTCTGGGGAATCCGCAAGAACAAGCCTAGCATGAATTATGACAAACTAAGCCGAGCCCTCAGATATTACTATGTAAAG AATATCATCAAAAAAGTGAATGGTCAGAAGTTTGTGTACAAGTTTGTCTCTTACCCAGAGATTTTGAACATGGATCCAATGGCTGTGGGGAGGATTGAGGGAGACTGTGAAACTTCAGGCTTCAATGAAGTCATCACCAATTCAAAAGATTTGgagaatggagggaaagagaagcCACCACAGCCATGTGCCAAGGCCTCTAGCCGCAATGACTATATACACTCTGGCCTCTACTCTTCATTTACTCTCAACTCTTTGAACTCTTCCAATGTAAAGCTTTTCAAGTCTATAAAAATTGAGAATCCAGCTGAGAAACtggcagaaaaaaaatctccccaGGAGCCAACACCTTCAGTCATCAAATTTGTGACAACACCTTCCAAAAAGTCAACAGTTGCACCTATTCCTTCTACTGTTTCAACTGGCCCAACTATTTCTACAGCTTCAGAAGAAACCCTCCAAGCCTTGGAGACTCTAGTTCCTCCAAAATTGTCTTCTCCAGAAACTCCAACTTCCATACCCTATATTATGACCACTTTTACCACCATACCTCCTGTTTCTTCCATATCTCCCTCTTTACAGGATCCTTCCAGATCACCTTCACCACCCTTGAGTCCTAATGCAGACCTAGACATTGATACAGACATTGACTCAGTGACTTCTCAGTCCATGGGCCTCCCTCAGAACTTTTCATTGGAGCCCAAAGACCAGGAGTTAGCACTACTAGAGAAAGAGAGCACAAATCATTCATCAAGGTCCAAGAAACCCAAAGGGCTAGAGCTGGCACCTACTCTAGTGATCACAGGCAGTGATCCCAGCCCCCTGGGAATATTGAGTCCCTCTCTCCCTACGGCTTCTCTTACTCCTGCATTTTTTTCACAG ACTCCTATCTTATTGACGCCAAGTCCCTTGCTCTCCAGTATCCACTTTTGGAGCACTCTCAGTCCTGTTGCTCCTCTAAGTCCAGCCAGATTGCAAGGTGCTAACACCCTTTTTCAG tttccttctgtcCTGAACAGTCATGGGTCATTTACTTTGTCTAGCCTGGATGGACCATCCACACCTGGCCCCTTTTCTCCAGATCTGCAAAAAACATAG